One window of the Pyrus communis chromosome 17, drPyrComm1.1, whole genome shotgun sequence genome contains the following:
- the LOC137722419 gene encoding vesicle-associated protein 2-2-like isoform X1 — protein sequence MNTQLLEIQPNELKFLFELKKQSSCSIRLTNLTDSYVAFKVKTTSPKKYCVRPNVGVVLPKSTSEFSVTMQAPQTGMVDMECKDKFLIQSTIVSSRTTDEDITASMFSKDGGKYIEEKKLRVTLFSPPNSPMLSPMKVDLKQGLGYEHSVLKDQFGGVEILPSLNQVTKDVKFAATNEMRKPSTDTHEKPKPSKDVELKPGKDFELKPEKDFELKPEKDVELKPAKYEALEPEKEAELKPVKDVELKSAKDVELKPVKDVELKSAKDVELKPEKEVELKPEKEVELKPEKEAELKPVNDVELKSAKDVELKPPNVTELKLEKDVELNATKIVEDLKLVKDIQEMKSKLNALELKLSQAEVTISKLTEERSSSIQETRNIQQQLAQLGIRGVDVKVVQVGFPLLFVCMVAIMSVAIGYCIHP from the exons ATGAACACGCAGCTGTTGGAGATTCAACCAAACGAATTGAAGTTCTTGT ttgaattgaagaagcaaagctCATGCTCGATTCGGCTTACCAACCTGACCGACAGCTATGTTGCTTTTAAG GTTAAGACTACGTCCCCTAAGAAATACTGTGTCCGCCCAAATGTTGGTGTTGTCTTACCGAAATCAACTTCTGAGTTTTCGG TTACAATGCAAGCACCACAAACTGGTATGGTAGATATGGAATGCAAAGATAAGTTTTTAATCCAGAGCACGATTGTTTCTTCTCGGACAACTGATGAGGATATTACCGCTAGCATG TTTTCTAAAGACGGTGGCAAGTACATTGAAGAGAAAAAGCTAAGAGTAACCCTCTTTAGTCCACCCAATTCCCCAATGCTGTCACCAATGAAGGTAGACTTGAAGCAGGGGCTCGGCTATGAACATTCAGTTCTAAAAGATCAATTTGGTGGAGTTGAAATCCTCCCTTCGCTGAACCAG GTTACTAAGGATGTGAAGTTTGCGGCTACTAATGAGATGCGAAAGCCATCAACGGATACTCATGAGAAGCCAAAACCATCAAAGGATGTAGAGTTGAAACCAGGAAAAGACTTTGAATTGAAACCAGAAAAAGATTTTGAGTTGAAACCAGAAAAAGATGTGGAGTTGAAGCCAGCAAAATATGAGGCATTGGAACCAGAAAAAGAGGCTGAGTTGAAACCAGTAAAAGATGTGGAACTAAAATCAGCAAAGGATGTGGAGTTGAAACCAGTAAAAGATGTGGAACTAAAATCAGCAAAGGATGTGGAGTTGAAACCCGAAAAAGAGGTCGAGTTGAAACCCGAAAAAGAGGTCGAGTTGAAACCCGAAAAAGAGGCGGAGTTGAAACCTGTAAATGACGTGGAACTAAAATCAGCAAAGGATGTGGAGTTGAAACCGCCAAACGTTACGGAGTTGAAACTAGAAAAAGATGTGGAGTTGAATGCAACAAAGATTGTGGAAGATTTGAAGTTAGTGAAGGATATCCAAGAGATGAAATCAAAGCTAAATGCACTTGAATTAAAGCTGAGCCAG GCTGAAGTTACTATTTCAAAGCTAACAGAGGAGAGGAGTTCAAGCATTCAAGAGACGAGAAATATACAGCAGCAATTA GCACAACTGGGTATAAGAGGTGTGGATGTGAAAGTAGTCCAAGTCGGATTTCCTCTCCTCTTTGTTTGTATGGTGGCGATCATGAGCGTTGCTATCGGATACTGTATACACCCTTGA
- the LOC137722419 gene encoding vesicle-associated protein 2-2-like isoform X2: MQAPQTGMVDMECKDKFLIQSTIVSSRTTDEDITASMFSKDGGKYIEEKKLRVTLFSPPNSPMLSPMKVDLKQGLGYEHSVLKDQFGGVEILPSLNQVTKDVKFAATNEMRKPSTDTHEKPKPSKDVELKPGKDFELKPEKDFELKPEKDVELKPAKYEALEPEKEAELKPVKDVELKSAKDVELKPVKDVELKSAKDVELKPEKEVELKPEKEVELKPEKEAELKPVNDVELKSAKDVELKPPNVTELKLEKDVELNATKIVEDLKLVKDIQEMKSKLNALELKLSQAEVTISKLTEERSSSIQETRNIQQQLAQLGIRGVDVKVVQVGFPLLFVCMVAIMSVAIGYCIHP; encoded by the exons ATGCAAGCACCACAAACTGGTATGGTAGATATGGAATGCAAAGATAAGTTTTTAATCCAGAGCACGATTGTTTCTTCTCGGACAACTGATGAGGATATTACCGCTAGCATG TTTTCTAAAGACGGTGGCAAGTACATTGAAGAGAAAAAGCTAAGAGTAACCCTCTTTAGTCCACCCAATTCCCCAATGCTGTCACCAATGAAGGTAGACTTGAAGCAGGGGCTCGGCTATGAACATTCAGTTCTAAAAGATCAATTTGGTGGAGTTGAAATCCTCCCTTCGCTGAACCAG GTTACTAAGGATGTGAAGTTTGCGGCTACTAATGAGATGCGAAAGCCATCAACGGATACTCATGAGAAGCCAAAACCATCAAAGGATGTAGAGTTGAAACCAGGAAAAGACTTTGAATTGAAACCAGAAAAAGATTTTGAGTTGAAACCAGAAAAAGATGTGGAGTTGAAGCCAGCAAAATATGAGGCATTGGAACCAGAAAAAGAGGCTGAGTTGAAACCAGTAAAAGATGTGGAACTAAAATCAGCAAAGGATGTGGAGTTGAAACCAGTAAAAGATGTGGAACTAAAATCAGCAAAGGATGTGGAGTTGAAACCCGAAAAAGAGGTCGAGTTGAAACCCGAAAAAGAGGTCGAGTTGAAACCCGAAAAAGAGGCGGAGTTGAAACCTGTAAATGACGTGGAACTAAAATCAGCAAAGGATGTGGAGTTGAAACCGCCAAACGTTACGGAGTTGAAACTAGAAAAAGATGTGGAGTTGAATGCAACAAAGATTGTGGAAGATTTGAAGTTAGTGAAGGATATCCAAGAGATGAAATCAAAGCTAAATGCACTTGAATTAAAGCTGAGCCAG GCTGAAGTTACTATTTCAAAGCTAACAGAGGAGAGGAGTTCAAGCATTCAAGAGACGAGAAATATACAGCAGCAATTA GCACAACTGGGTATAAGAGGTGTGGATGTGAAAGTAGTCCAAGTCGGATTTCCTCTCCTCTTTGTTTGTATGGTGGCGATCATGAGCGTTGCTATCGGATACTGTATACACCCTTGA